The Paramisgurnus dabryanus chromosome 3, PD_genome_1.1, whole genome shotgun sequence genome includes a window with the following:
- the asf1ba gene encoding histone chaperone asf1b-A, which yields MAKVQVLNVAVLDNPSPFGNPFQFEITFECMEDLPEDLEWKIIYVGSAESEEYDQTLDSVLVGPVPAGRHMFVFQADAPNASLIPESDAVGVTVVLITCTYRGQEFIRIGYYVNNEYTDTELRENPPIKPNYGQLQRNILASNPRVTRFHINWDGCAERMEDSENVDPAPNAMLPPSCAPGKAPPLGLVPDNSMDCL from the exons ATGGCAAAAGTGCAAGTGCTAAATGTTGCTGTCCTGGACAACCCGAGTCCGTTTGGAAACCCGTTTCAGTTCGAAATAACATTTGAGTGCATGGAGGATCTTCCCGAAG ATCTCGAATGGAAGATCATTTATGTGGGATCGGCAGAAAGTGAAGAGTATGATCAAACTCTTGACTCTGTTCTTGTTGGTCCAGTTCCTGCAGGGCGAcacatgtttgtgtttcag gcGGATGCTCCAAACGCTTCCCTAATACCTGAGAGTGATGCTGTGGGCGTTACTGTTGTTCTAATCACATGCACATACAGAGGACAGGAGTTCATACGCATTGGCTACTATGTGAACAATGAATATACGGACACTGAGCTGCGTGAGAACCCTCCCATTAAGCCTAACTATGGACAG CTCCAGAGAAACATTCTGGCTTCAAACCCACGTGTAACCAGATTTCACATCAACTGGGATGGATGTGCCGAGAGGATGGAGGATTCGGAGAATGTGGACCCCGCACCTAACGCCATGCTGCCCCCATCTTGCGCTCCGGGTAAAGCACCTCCACTCGGACTGGTGCCAGACAACTCCATGGACTGTTTGTAG
- the crb3a gene encoding protein crumbs homolog 3a codes for MIRQVGLLAAIFLLLLPRNVLGQGESNTMSTNTTTTTTTTAPSSHHIVAIVVPTVVLGLLAILTGGLLFLFFVVRKKRQTEGTYQPSAEEQSGARSVEIPNALKLPKEERLI; via the exons ATGATACGGCAGGTTGGGCTATTGGCAGCGATTTTTCTACTGCTGCTTCCCAGGAATGTGTTGGGCCAGG GAGAGAGTAACACAATGTCTACTAACACTACAACTACAACTACAACTACAGCTCCCAGCTCA CACCATATTGTGGCCATTGTAGTGCCGACTGTGGTCCTGGGACTTCTGGCTATTTTGACTGGTGGGCTGTTGTTTCTCTTCTTCGTGGTGAGGAAGAAACGACAGACGGAGGGGACGTATCAACCCAGCGCTGAGGAGCAGTCAGGAGCCCGCAGTGTGGAGATACCAAACGCCCTCAAATTACCCAAAGAAGAGAGACTGATATGA
- the tubb4bl gene encoding tubulin beta-4B chain has protein sequence MREIVHLQAGQCGNQIGAKFWEVISDEHGIDPTGTYHGDSDLQLDRISVYYNEATGGKYVPRAILVDLEPGTMDSVRSGPFGQIFRPDNFVFGQSGAGNNWAKGHYTEGAELVDSVLDVVRKEAESCDCLQGFQLTHSLGGGTGSGMGTLLISKIREEYPDRIMNTFSVVPSPKVSDTVVEPYNATLSVHQLVENTDETYCIDNEALYDICFRTLKLTTPTYGDLNHLVSATMSGVTTCLRFPGQLNADLRKLAVNMVPFPRLHFFMPGFAPLTSRGSQQYRALSVPELTQQMFDAKNMMAACDPRHGRYLTVAAVFRGRMSMKEVDEQMLNVQNKNSSYFVEWIPNNVKTAVCDIPPRGLKMAATFIGNSTAIQELFKRISEQFTAMFRRKAFLHWYTGEGMDEMEFTEAESNMNDLVSEYQQYQDATAEEGEFEEEGEEEVA, from the exons ATGCGCGAGATTGTGCACCTGCAAGCCGGCCAGTGCGGCAATCAGATCGGCGCCAAG TTCTGGGAGGTTATCAGCGATGAACACGGCATTGATCCAACAGGAACATATCATGGAGACAGCGACCTACAGCTAGACAGGATCAGTGTTTACTACAACGAGGCTACAG GTGGGAAATATGTTCCCCGTGCCATCTTGGTGGATCTGGAGCCTGGCACCATGGATTCAGTTCGTTCTGGACCCTTCGGGCAGATCTTTAGACCTGACAACTTTGTGTTTG GTCAGAGTGGTGCCGGAAACAACTGGGCCAAAGGTCACTACACAGAAGGAGCTGAACTGGTCGACTCGGTTCTGGACGTCGTCCGTAAGGAAGCGGAGAGCTGCGACTGCCTGCAGGGCTTCCAGCTAACTCACTCCCTCGGCGGAGGAACCGGATCGGGCATGGGTACCCTGCTCATCAGCAAGATCCGTGAAGAATACCCCGACCGTATCATGAACACCTTCAGCGTGGTGCCCTCACCCAAGGTGTCCGACACCGTGGTGGAGCCCTACAACGCCACCCTGTCCGTCCACCAGCTGGTGGAGAACACGGACGAGACCTACTGCATCGACAACGAGGCTCTCTACGACATCTGCTTCCGCACCCTCAAACTCACCACGCCGACCTACGGCGACCTCAACCATCTCGTCTCCGCCACCATGAGCGGCGTGACGACCTGCCTCCGCTTCCCCGGCCAGCTGAACGCTGACCTCCGCAAACTGGCCGTCAACATGGTGCCCTTCCCGCGTCTCCACTTCTTCATGCCCGGCTTCGCCCCGCTCACCAGCAGGGGAAGCCAGCAGTACCGCGCTCTATCCGTCCCAGAGCTCACGCAGCAGATGTTCGACGCCAAGAACATGATGGCCGCCTGCGACCCCCGTCACGGACGGTACCTGACGGTGGCCGCCGTGTTCCGCGGACGCATGTCCATGAAGGAGGTGGACGAGCAGATGCTGAACGTCCAGAATAAGAACAGCAGCTACTTCGTCGAATGGATCCCCAATAACGTCAAAACGGCCGTGTGCGACATTCCGCCCCGTGGCCTCAAAATGGCCGCCACCTTTATCGGCAACAGCACCGCCATCCAGGAGCTCTTCAAACGTATCTCCGAGCAGTTCACCGCCATGTTCCGCCGCAAAGCTTTCTTGCACTGGTACACCGGGGAGGGCATGGACGAGATGGAGTTCACCGAGGCCGAGAGCAACATGAACGACCTGGTGTCCGAGTACCAGCAGTATCAGGACGCCACCGCCGAGGAGGGCGAGTTTGAAGAGGAGGGCGAGGAAGAGGTCGCCTAA
- the LOC135744965 gene encoding zinc-binding protein A33, with the protein MSANLPEEDLSCPVCCEIFKDPVLLPCSHSFCRRCLEKFWESAVSCSCPVCRRRTSKKSPLSNRALKNLCEAFQLGRGRSCASGSNSLCWRHGEKLKLFCLIDREPICVVCQTSRMHKGHDCSPTEEAALDCKDKLSTAMKVLEEKLELFNKARRCSSVTLEHIRDQAQRVERQIKAEFVKLHQCLYDEEEHRLSQLKEEEERRIEAMKNTDDDIAKKISSLTDMIRSMEKNIHAEDMILLQNFKATIEGTWSTLQDPEDMSGSLLDESKYLGNLKFKVWEKMLSAAPYSPVILDPNTAHPCLTLSDDLTSLHYSTLNQHLPNNPERFHISAEVLGSTSESHSWEIEIGENEDWIVGLASERVKRDKEVPARPENGFWTICLRDGQYRAMASPPTALKPEGKLQRVRVQLKRDSGEVVFSNPASEEILHTFKHAFTEKLLPYFYTQSKHPLRVLSRPVSVSVNEEGLRL; encoded by the exons aTGTCTGCAAATCTTCCCGAAGAGGACCTCTCCTGTCCCGTGTGCTGTGAGATCTTCAAGGATCCTGTCCTTTTGCCATGCAGCCACAGTTTCTGCAGGAGGTGCTTGGAGAAGTTTTGGGAAAGCGCCGTTTCTTGCAGCTGCCCCGTCTGCAGGAGGAGAACTTCCAAAAAGAGCCCCCTCTCTAACCGGGCCCTTAAAAACCTGTGTGAAGCTTTTCAGCTGGGGAGAGGCCGGAGCTGTGCGTCCGGATCCAATAGTCTGTGCTGGAGACATGGTGAAAAGCTGAAGCTTTTCTGTTTGATAGATCGGGAGCCCATCTGCGTTGTGTGCCAGACTTCAAGAATGCACAAAGGTCACGACTGTTCTCCCACAGAAGAGGCGGCTCTGGATTGCAAG GATAAACTCTCCACAGCCATGAAAGTCTTGGAAGAAAAGCTGGAGTTATTTAATAAAGCCAGACGCTGTTCATCCGTTACTCTGGAGCACATCAGG GATCAGGCCCAGCGAGTTGAGAGACAAATAAAGGCTGAGTTTGTCAAGCTCCATCAGTGTCTTTATGATGAGGAAGAGCACAGATTATCACAGCTGAAAGAGGAGGAAGAGCGAAGGATCGAGGCCATGAAGAACACAGACGATGATATTGCAAAAAAGATCTCATCACTTACAGACATGATCAGGAGCATGGAGAAAAACATACATGCTGAAGATATGATATTGTTACAG AATTTCAAAGCTACAATAGAGGG AACATGGAGTACATTACAGGATCCAGAAGATATGTCTGGCTCTTTATTAGATGAGTCCAAGTATCTTGGGAACCTCAAGTTCAAGGTTTGGGAGAAGATGCTATCAGCTGCACCTTACA GTCCTGTAATTCTGGACCCAAACACAGCTCACCCGTGTCTGACGCTGTCTGATGATCTCACCAGTCTCCACTACAGCACCCTGAACCAACATCTCCCCAATAACCCTGAACGTTTCCACATCAGCGCTGAGGTGCTGGGATCCACCTCAGAGAGTCACAGCTGGGAGATTGAGATTGGAGAAAACGAAGACTGGATCGTTGGCTTGGCCAGCGAGCGCGTGAAGAGAGACAAGGAAGTACCTGCGAGACCGGAGAATGGCTTCTGGACCATCTGTCTACGGGACGGACAGTACAGGGCTATGGCATCGCCCCCAACAGCTTTAAAGCCGGAGGGGAAACTGCAGAGGGTCCGAGTCCAGCTGAAGCGGGACAGTGGGGAGGTTGTTTTTTCGAACCCAGCGAGTGAAGAGATTTTGCACACTTTCAAACACGCTTTCACAGAAAAGCTGCTACCTTACTTCTACACGCAGAGTAAACATCCATTGAGAGTCTTATCCAGGCCTGTGTCGGTGTCTGTTAATGAGGAAGGGTTACGTTTATGA